The following proteins are encoded in a genomic region of Plasmodium chabaudi chabaudi strain AS genome assembly, chromosome: 1:
- a CDS encoding translation initiation factor IF-2, putative produces the protein MSKNKKGKKKEDLDAILAELGIEEKREDQVNGNEVGEGKEENAQISKSKKRKEKLKQKKEQSKLKENETGVVEPEVVKEEEVKDEEKDGEDGENNETAKAKKKKKKKKDKETKPETGLSAAAKAAAERLRLLKEYEEKQKEEERRKREEEEERIRKEEEEREKKRLARLEKKMQLKKEGKLLSAKAKEEKKKRELYLQTLKESGMLIEPKEKAKAEIINLDLNKAKLLLKKKKNKQASGGGNNANNNDDKNKEVKENENKDKEKEEVEKEEKEIVLDDWEDFLNMDNEEKKKDDKINTDQKPKENKQNQIVKKGSTTDKKGKKQKSNKSGETNEDKDNDKTDDEEDMYRSSIVCILGHVDTGKTKLLDKLRHTNVQDNEAGGITQQIGATFFPKDILDKEIKKIDGTIKCLSKGIMIIDTPGHESFYNLRKRGSSLCDIAILVIDLMHGLEQQTKESIQILKQRNCPFVIALNKIDRLYMWEQSAWEPFNNTFKKQKEYVKEEFNNRLQTILNELSEQGLNCQLYWENKNPRKYVSIVPTSAITGEGIADLIMVLVKLTQSFMLKNIEYNKKLECTVLEVKNIEGLGTTIDVILTNGVLKESDTLVLCGMNGPIVTVARALLTPQPLKELRIKNEYIHHKSIKACIGVKISANGLEEVLCGTSLFVANNNDEIEEYKKKVMTDVSDVFNHVDKSGVGLYVMASTLGSLEALLIFLNDSKIPVFSVNIGTVQKKDVKKASIMREKGKPEYSVILAFDVKIDPEAEKEAQILGVEIMQKDIIYHLFDAFTAYLKKIEDEKKQSKMADAIFPCEVSIISDCVFNKKDPIVVGVKIEAGILKIGTPLYIPEKNLKIGSVVSIESNKKSCSKAKKGEEVCVKIAGEPNVTYGRHFDFNQKIYSKITRESIDVLKQYFRNELTMDDWRLVVQLKKILNIL, from the coding sequence AtgagtaaaaataaaaaaggaaagaaGAAGGAGGATTTAGATGCAATTTTAGCAGAGTTAGGGATTGAAGAAAAAAGGGAAGATCAAGTTAATGGAAATGAAGTAGGAGAAGGAAAAGAAGAGAATGCACAAATATCGAAAtcaaaaaaacgaaaagaaaaattgaaacaaaagaaagaacaaagtaaattaaaagaaaatgagaCAGGGGTAGTAGAACCTGAAGTTGTTAAAGAAGAAGAAGTAAAggatgaagaaaaagatGGGGAAGATggagaaaataatgaaacagCTAAAgctaaaaagaaaaaaaaaaaaaaaaaagataaagaaaCAAAACCAGAAACTGGTCTATCAGCTGCAGCAAAAGCAGCTGCTGAAAGATTAAGACTTTTAAAGgaatatgaagaaaaacaaaaagaagaagaaagaagaaaaagagAAGAAGAGGAAGAAAGAATTAGaaaagaagaagaagaaagagaaaaaaaaagattagctagattagaaaaaaaaatgcaattaaaaaaagaaggtAAATTATTAAGTGCAAAAGctaaagaagaaaaaaaaaaaagagaattatatttacaaacaTTAAAAGAATCAGGAATGTTAATAGAACCTAAAGAAAAAGCTAAAGCAGAAATTATAAACCTagatttaaataaagcaaaattattattaaaaaaaaaaaaaaataaacaagcTTCAGGAGGTGGAAATAATGCTAACAATAATGatgacaaaaataaagaagttaaagaaaatgaaaataaagataaagaaaaagaggaggtagaaaaagaagaaaaagaaattgtTTTAGATGACTGGGAAGATTTTCTAAATATggataatgaagaaaagaaaaaagatgataaaattaatacgGATCAAAAAccaaaagaaaataaacaaaaccAAATTGTGAAAAAAGGATCTACAACtgataaaaaaggaaaaaaacaaaaaagtaataaaagCGGAGAAACTAATGAAGATAaagataatgataaaacagatgatgaagaagatATGTATAGATCATCTATTGTTTGTATTCTTGGTCATGTAGATACaggaaaaacaaaattgcTAGACAAATTAAGACATACAAATGTGCAGGATAATGAAGCAGGAGGTATTACTCAACAAATAGGAGCAACATTTTTTCCTAAAGATATATtagataaagaaataaaaaaaatagatggAACAATTAAATGTTTATCAAAAGGTATTATGATTATTGATACACCAGGACATGaatcattttataatttaagaaAAAGAGGATCATCTTTATGTGATATTGCAATTTTAGTTATTGATTTAATGCATGGATTAGAACAACAAACAAAAGAATCTATTCAAATTTTGAAACAAAGAAATTGTCCTTTTGTAATtgcattaaataaaatagataGATTATATATGTGGGAGCAAAGTGCTTGGGAAccatttaataatacatttaaaaaacaaaaagaatatGTTAAAGaagaatttaataatagaTTACAAActatattaaatgaattatcCGAACAAGGATTAAATTGTCAATTATAttgggaaaataaaaatccaAGAAAATATGTATCTATAGTTCCAACAAGTGCAATAACAGGTGAAGGAATAGCAGATCTAATTATGGTTTTAGTTAAGTTAACTCAAAGTtttatgttaaaaaatattgaatataataaaaaattagaatGTACTGTTTTAgaagttaaaaatattgaaggGTTAGGTACAACAATAGATGTAATATTAACAAACGGTGTTTTAAAAGAATCAGATACACTTGTTTTATGTGGTATGAATGGTCCTATAGTTACTGTAGCTAGAGCATTACTAACTCCACAACCTTTAAAAGAATtgagaataaaaaatgaatatattcatCACAAAAGTATTAAAGCATGTATTGGTGTTAAAATATCAGCAAATGGTTTGGAAGAAGTTTTATGTGGTACATCATTATTTGTagctaataataatgacgaaattgaagaatataaaaaaaaagttatgaCAGATGTATCAGATGTTTTTAATCATGTTGATAAGTCTGGTGTTGGTTTATATGTTATGGCTAGTACATTAGGTTCTTTAGAAGCtttacttatatttttaaatgattcAAAAATTCCAGTTTTTTCAGTAAATATAGGTACGgttcaaaaaaaagatgtAAAAAAAGCTAGCATTATGAGAGAAAAAGGAAAACCTGAATATTCAGTTATTTTAGCTTTTGATGTTAAAATAGATCCAGAAGCAGAAAAAGAAGCACAAATATTAGGAGTCGAAATTATGCAAaaagatattatatatcatttatttgatgCATTTActgcatatttaaaaaaaattgaagacgaaaaaaaacaaagtaAAATGGCTGATGCTATTTTCCCTTGTGAAGTATCTATTATAAGTGATTGTgtgtttaataaaaaagatccTATTGTTGTTGGTGTTAAAATTGAAGCTGGAATTCTAAAAATTGGTACACCTCTATATATACCAGAAAAAAATCTAAAAATTGGAAGTGTAGTAAGTATTGAAtcgaataaaaaaagttgtaGTAAAGCAAAGAAGGGAGAAGAAGTTTGTGTAAAAATAGCTGGAGAACCAAATGTGACATATGGCCGTCATTTTGACtttaatcaaaaaatatacagtAAAATTACGAGAGAAAGTATTGACGTTTTAAAGCAGTACTTTAGAAACGAACTTACAATGGATGACTGGCGTTTAGTTGTGCAGCTTAAAAAGATCctaaacattttataa